One segment of Fructilactobacillus hinvesii DNA contains the following:
- the glnA gene encoding type I glutamate--ammonia ligase — protein MNKTREYTPDDIKRMVKDEDVRFLRLMFTDLLGTVKNVEVPISQLEQLLAGKLMFDGSSIDGFVRIEESDMYLQPDLSTWMVFPWGDEHGKVARLTCSVHTADGEQFAGDPRNNLMRVLAEMRELGFSDFNIGPEPEFFLFEMDENGRPTKKLNDQGSYFDLAPMDLAANVRRDMVLELEKMGFNVEASHHEVAPGQHEIDFEYDDAIRAADHIQTFKMVVKTVARRYGLYATFMPKPLNGVNGSGMHMNMSLFDKDGKNAFFDENGEDQLSQTAYYFLGGLLKHAKALTAVCNPTVNSYKRLVPGFEAPVYIAWSGANRSPMVRVPIARGKGTRLELRSVDPSANPYLAVAAILEAGLDGIKNKITPDDPIDRNIYSMDGEELKLDHIQKLPSTLHDALQNFEADQLMKDAMGPHIYQNFLDAKNMEWTAYSQNVSQWERNRYLDLL, from the coding sequence ATGAACAAAACAAGAGAGTACACCCCAGACGATATCAAAAGGATGGTAAAAGACGAGGATGTTCGCTTTTTACGGTTAATGTTTACTGACCTCTTAGGGACGGTCAAAAACGTGGAAGTTCCAATTAGCCAATTAGAACAACTCTTAGCCGGGAAATTAATGTTTGATGGTTCTTCAATCGATGGTTTTGTACGGATTGAAGAAAGTGACATGTACTTACAACCAGATTTATCAACCTGGATGGTCTTTCCTTGGGGTGATGAACATGGTAAGGTGGCTCGTTTAACTTGTAGCGTTCACACTGCCGATGGTGAACAATTTGCTGGAGACCCTCGTAACAACTTGATGCGGGTCTTAGCTGAAATGCGTGAACTAGGCTTTAGTGACTTTAACATTGGACCAGAACCAGAATTCTTCCTGTTTGAAATGGATGAAAATGGCCGTCCCACGAAGAAATTAAACGACCAAGGAAGTTACTTTGACTTAGCTCCAATGGACCTCGCTGCTAACGTTCGGCGTGACATGGTGCTAGAACTGGAAAAAATGGGCTTTAACGTCGAAGCTTCTCACCACGAAGTTGCTCCTGGTCAACACGAAATTGACTTTGAATATGATGACGCAATTCGCGCTGCTGATCACATCCAAACCTTCAAGATGGTGGTTAAGACGGTGGCTCGTCGTTACGGCTTATACGCTACTTTCATGCCCAAACCACTGAACGGGGTCAATGGTTCCGGAATGCACATGAACATGTCCCTCTTCGATAAAGATGGCAAAAATGCCTTCTTTGATGAAAACGGGGAAGATCAACTCTCCCAAACGGCTTACTACTTCTTAGGTGGGTTATTGAAACACGCCAAAGCCTTAACGGCGGTCTGCAACCCAACCGTTAACTCCTACAAACGACTAGTACCCGGTTTTGAAGCACCCGTTTACATTGCGTGGTCCGGTGCCAACCGTTCCCCAATGGTTCGGGTTCCAATCGCACGGGGCAAGGGAACTCGTCTAGAATTACGGAGCGTGGACCCATCTGCTAATCCATACTTAGCTGTTGCTGCTATCTTGGAAGCTGGTTTAGATGGAATCAAGAACAAGATTACGCCAGACGATCCGATTGACCGGAACATTTACAGCATGGATGGGGAAGAATTGAAGTTAGATCACATTCAAAAATTACCATCCACGTTACACGATGCTTTACAAAACTTTGAAGCTGACCAATTAATGAAAGACGCTATGGGTCCTCACATTTACCAAAACTTCTTAGATGCTAAGAACATGGAATGGACCGCTTACAGTCAAAATGTTTCTCAATGGGAACGAAACCGGTACCTCGATTTGCTCTAA
- a CDS encoding MerR family transcriptional regulator codes for MSEKELRRSLAVLPMGTVMKLTSLTARQIRYYDDSGLVHSERTKSNRRLYSLDDIDRILEIKDYLDEGMNIEQIKRVYEKQQLRRSQKQAAKQQSFSDRKVRQYLRKDILKAGGLYPNNDSQF; via the coding sequence ATGAGTGAAAAGGAATTAAGACGATCTTTGGCAGTTTTGCCCATGGGAACGGTCATGAAGTTGACATCACTCACGGCACGCCAGATTAGATACTACGATGATAGTGGTTTAGTTCATTCTGAACGGACGAAGAGTAATCGGCGCTTATATTCGTTAGATGATATCGACCGGATTTTAGAAATCAAAGATTATCTAGATGAAGGAATGAATATCGAACAAATCAAACGAGTTTACGAAAAACAGCAATTACGCCGATCCCAAAAACAAGCTGCTAAGCAGCAAAGCTTTAGTGACCGCAAAGTGCGGCAGTACCTGCGCAAAGATATCTTAAAGGCCGGTGGCTTATACCCTAACAACGACTCACAATTTTAA